The proteins below are encoded in one region of Micromonospora yangpuensis:
- a CDS encoding AfsR/SARP family transcriptional regulator — MNFWILGRVAAGSGDRLVHFRGGMQGALLMALLAAEGQILSTGTLITELWGDNPPDSVENALQAHVSRLRRKLQSIEPDRPTSRLVAQASGYRLLLDGAGVDAKVFTDALAAARAAVGVRPTEVAYRLREALALWQGPAFGGTAAGMTAEAAAVRLEESRIAALELLFDVELKLGCHTDIVPELTALVRVEAPNERLCEQLMVALYRCGRQSEALNVYQWMRNRMAEELGIDPSPMLRNHERAILAHDRELRIREDHLLLRQPVG, encoded by the coding sequence ATGAATTTCTGGATCTTGGGGAGAGTCGCCGCAGGCTCGGGCGACCGCTTGGTGCACTTCCGCGGCGGGATGCAGGGCGCGTTGCTGATGGCCCTCCTCGCCGCGGAGGGGCAGATCCTGTCGACCGGCACCCTCATCACCGAACTCTGGGGGGACAACCCGCCGGACTCGGTGGAGAACGCCCTGCAGGCGCACGTGAGTCGGCTCCGTCGAAAGCTGCAGTCGATCGAGCCGGATCGTCCCACGTCGCGCCTCGTGGCGCAGGCCAGTGGTTACCGGCTGCTGCTCGACGGAGCGGGTGTCGACGCGAAGGTCTTCACCGACGCGCTCGCCGCCGCCCGCGCCGCCGTGGGCGTCCGCCCCACCGAGGTGGCGTACCGGCTCCGGGAGGCGTTGGCCCTCTGGCAGGGGCCGGCCTTCGGTGGTACCGCCGCCGGTATGACCGCCGAGGCAGCCGCGGTACGCCTGGAGGAGTCCCGCATCGCCGCGCTCGAACTCCTCTTCGACGTCGAGCTGAAGCTGGGCTGCCACACCGACATCGTGCCCGAGCTGACCGCCCTGGTCCGGGTCGAGGCACCGAACGAGCGGCTCTGTGAGCAGCTGATGGTGGCCCTCTACCGGTGTGGCCGGCAGAGTGAGGCGCTCAACGTCTACCAGTGGATGCGCAACCGGATGGCCGAGGAACTCGGTATCGACCCGTCACCGATGTTGCGCAACCACGAACGCGCCATCCTCGCCCATGATCGGGAGCTGCGGATCCGGGAGGACCACCTACTGCTCCGGCAGCCCGTCGGCTGA
- a CDS encoding bifunctional lysylphosphatidylglycerol flippase/synthetase MprF yields the protein MTATLTATHPALAAVRAFTSADNPSSFLAVSEGNSYLQLPDRPGLVVYRRTGRFLVQFGGPFAPAGSYRDLLAGLVRMADEQELELVAVQLQRADAEVYAESGFTVNQIGASYACDLAAFSLRGTRFMQLRNKVSRSLRAGLTVVEATDDSLFPALREIDQVWLRSKGEHARQLEFLVGQYGDAMQPHRRMFVGLIDGQPVGYISYSPVYGGRPGWMHDLSRRQPSRIPGIMEAINVHAIETFRSEGVPWLHFGFTPFTGLRPEYELPGFDPGFRQFMELLWLHGEAVYPAQTQLAYKQKWAPDLVLPEYVAFRGGASIAGFAHIFRASNAF from the coding sequence GTGACTGCGACACTAACCGCGACACATCCGGCGCTCGCCGCCGTACGCGCGTTCACCAGCGCCGACAATCCGAGTTCGTTCCTCGCCGTCAGCGAGGGCAACTCCTATCTCCAACTACCCGACCGGCCCGGTCTCGTGGTCTACCGGCGGACCGGACGGTTCCTGGTGCAGTTCGGCGGCCCGTTCGCGCCGGCCGGTTCGTACCGGGACCTGCTGGCGGGTCTGGTCCGGATGGCCGACGAGCAGGAACTGGAGCTGGTCGCCGTCCAGCTCCAGCGGGCCGACGCCGAGGTGTACGCCGAGTCCGGCTTCACCGTCAACCAGATCGGCGCCTCGTACGCCTGCGACCTGGCCGCGTTCTCCCTGCGCGGCACCCGGTTCATGCAGTTGCGCAACAAGGTGTCCCGGTCGTTGCGGGCCGGGTTGACGGTGGTCGAGGCGACCGACGACTCGCTCTTCCCGGCGTTGCGTGAGATCGACCAGGTGTGGCTGCGCAGCAAGGGCGAGCACGCCCGGCAGTTGGAGTTCCTGGTCGGTCAGTACGGTGACGCGATGCAGCCGCACCGGCGCATGTTCGTCGGGCTCATCGACGGGCAGCCGGTGGGCTACATCTCCTACTCCCCCGTCTACGGCGGGCGGCCGGGCTGGATGCACGACCTGAGCCGGCGACAGCCCAGCCGCATCCCGGGCATCATGGAGGCGATCAACGTGCACGCCATCGAGACCTTCCGGTCCGAGGGCGTGCCGTGGCTGCACTTCGGTTTCACCCCGTTCACCGGCCTGCGCCCCGAGTACGAGTTGCCCGGCTTCGATCCGGGGTTCCGTCAGTTCATGGAGCTGTTGTGGCTGCACGGCGAGGCCGTGTACCCGGCACAGACGCAGCTCGCCTACAAGCAGAAGTGGGCGCCGGACCTGGTGCTGCCCGAGTACGTGGCCTTCCGGGGTGGCGCGAGCATCGCCGGTTTCGCCCACATCTTCCGCGCCTCGAACGCGTTCTGA
- a CDS encoding diacylglycerol/lipid kinase family protein → MSLETIRGLPGLVIANPTAGTMRADLVTELTALATRFLPDVQVHWTTGRGDAETVARTAATRTTGRPGLIMAVGGDGTVREVVAGLAAAAGEADRAAEGGPALLVVPAGTGNSNHLAQWGDLPWTEAVPAALTPGGDVALRMFDLARLVETDELVLLGACSGLIAEALTYARDVPTTGRARYQVALARAARDHHPYPGRVEVDGVRVHEGPTVLANVGGGRHRGGQYQVLPHSVLDDGLLDVCVIGAETAPPDVPELTRRAAHLDQPGVVYARGRRITVSRLDGEPLWFEHDGELLPRSRSTVTLQVLPRVLPVLCRASRRAG, encoded by the coding sequence ATGTCACTGGAGACCATTCGTGGACTACCGGGACTGGTCATCGCCAATCCCACCGCCGGCACGATGCGCGCCGATCTGGTCACGGAGTTGACCGCGCTGGCCACACGCTTCCTGCCCGACGTCCAGGTGCACTGGACCACCGGCCGGGGCGACGCCGAGACCGTTGCCCGTACCGCCGCCACCCGCACCACCGGTCGTCCCGGCCTGATCATGGCCGTCGGCGGTGACGGCACCGTACGCGAGGTCGTCGCGGGCCTGGCCGCGGCCGCCGGCGAGGCCGACCGCGCCGCCGAGGGCGGCCCCGCGCTGCTGGTCGTCCCGGCCGGCACCGGAAACTCCAACCACCTGGCCCAGTGGGGCGACCTGCCCTGGACCGAGGCGGTACCGGCAGCCCTGACCCCCGGCGGCGACGTCGCGCTGCGCATGTTCGACCTGGCCAGACTGGTCGAGACCGACGAGCTCGTCCTGCTGGGGGCATGTTCCGGACTGATCGCCGAGGCGTTGACCTACGCCCGCGACGTGCCGACGACGGGGCGGGCGCGGTATCAGGTCGCCCTTGCCCGGGCCGCCCGCGACCACCACCCCTACCCGGGCCGGGTCGAGGTCGACGGCGTACGCGTGCACGAGGGACCGACCGTGCTGGCCAACGTGGGCGGGGGCCGCCACCGGGGCGGGCAGTACCAGGTGCTGCCGCACTCCGTCCTCGACGACGGGCTGCTCGACGTCTGCGTCATCGGAGCCGAGACCGCCCCGCCGGACGTCCCGGAACTGACCCGCCGGGCGGCCCACCTGGACCAGCCCGGGGTCGTCTACGCCCGCGGCCGGCGCATCACCGTCAGCCGGCTGGACGGCGAACCGCTGTGGTTCGAACACGACGGTGAACTCCTGCCCCGCAGCCGCTCCACCGTCACCCTCCAGGTGCTGCCCCGGGTGCTGCCGGTGCTGTGCCGGGCCAGCCGGCGCGCCGGCTGA
- a CDS encoding MmgE/PrpD family protein → MAVSREPAADPPHGEPPDPPLITTLARWAAGLRFEQIPPRIVELATSQVLAQLAAIRAGLRHSAGSALVAAFGPPRQPDPRRAAAVLGVLGSWLNLDDTAYAGHLAPSTVAVPLAYARSGGLDGRALLTAVVAANECAARITAAATLGPLRGQSALHTHLAGAVAGRLSSEGAPGDRWVAALSLAFAAPPWPMMHAFLGGDAKLLHVLPSIRTAMDACDAAAAGLTGVPDILEHPRGFLGRFATVPLPEVVTDELGRRWHTDTLSFKLRPGGPGVDAAVDCAIELHRRIGGTPIDSVEVAASAYTLYAGQQAAPYLAGPDTPLSALLLDTTYPVATALLTGDLTVADFDTPAVRDPARWALAARIRQLHDPAMSRELFCSVAPFGGAVRRAGERGVAWLREFVGPELAALAEPDRPAGGGRSTAHDGVPPEGQRFEESGKATPARVTVGLADGRSLSETRSVPLGAAGPQTRRQHRELVRGKFLAQGGSGPVADALGGLAGVAADRLPHLIDAALR, encoded by the coding sequence ATGGCCGTGTCGCGGGAACCCGCCGCCGACCCGCCCCACGGCGAGCCGCCGGACCCACCGCTGATCACCACGCTGGCCCGCTGGGCCGCCGGGCTGCGCTTCGAGCAGATCCCACCCCGGATCGTCGAACTGGCCACCAGCCAGGTGCTCGCCCAACTCGCGGCGATCCGCGCCGGGCTGCGCCACTCGGCCGGTTCGGCGCTGGTGGCGGCCTTCGGGCCACCTCGCCAGCCGGACCCGCGCCGCGCCGCGGCGGTCCTCGGTGTGCTCGGCTCCTGGCTGAACCTCGACGACACCGCCTACGCCGGGCATCTCGCCCCCTCCACGGTCGCGGTGCCGCTGGCGTACGCCCGGTCGGGCGGGCTGGACGGGCGGGCGCTGCTGACCGCGGTGGTCGCCGCGAACGAGTGCGCGGCCCGGATCACCGCGGCCGCCACCCTCGGGCCGCTACGCGGGCAGAGTGCCCTGCACACGCACCTGGCCGGTGCGGTGGCCGGGCGGCTGAGCAGCGAAGGCGCCCCCGGCGACCGGTGGGTGGCCGCGCTCAGCCTCGCCTTCGCCGCCCCACCGTGGCCGATGATGCACGCCTTCCTCGGTGGCGACGCCAAACTGCTGCACGTGCTGCCGTCGATCCGGACGGCGATGGACGCCTGCGACGCGGCCGCCGCGGGGCTGACCGGCGTCCCGGACATCCTGGAACATCCCCGGGGCTTCCTGGGCCGGTTCGCGACCGTGCCCCTGCCCGAGGTGGTCACCGACGAACTGGGCAGGCGTTGGCACACCGACACCCTCTCGTTCAAGCTGCGGCCCGGGGGACCCGGGGTGGACGCGGCGGTGGACTGCGCCATCGAACTGCACCGACGCATCGGTGGCACACCCATCGACTCGGTCGAGGTGGCGGCGTCGGCATACACGCTCTACGCCGGTCAGCAGGCCGCACCGTACCTGGCCGGCCCGGACACCCCGCTCAGCGCGTTGCTGCTCGACACCACGTACCCGGTGGCCACCGCCCTGCTCACCGGTGACCTCACCGTCGCCGACTTCGACACACCGGCGGTGCGGGACCCGGCCCGGTGGGCGCTGGCCGCCCGGATCCGTCAGCTGCACGACCCGGCGATGAGCCGGGAGCTGTTCTGCTCCGTGGCGCCCTTCGGCGGTGCGGTGCGCCGGGCGGGGGAGCGGGGGGTGGCCTGGCTGCGCGAGTTCGTCGGCCCGGAACTGGCCGCCCTCGCCGAACCGGACCGCCCCGCCGGTGGCGGTCGCTCGACCGCGCACGACGGGGTGCCGCCGGAGGGGCAACGGTTCGAGGAATCCGGCAAGGCGACCCCGGCCCGGGTCACCGTCGGGCTGGCCGACGGTAGGTCGTTGAGCGAGACCCGCAGCGTGCCCCTCGGCGCGGCCGGCCCGCAGACCCGCCGGCAGCACCGGGAGCTGGTCCGGGGAAAGTTCCTCGCCCAGGGCGGCAGTGGCCCGGTCGCCGATGCCCTCGGCGGGTTGGCCGGCGTCGCGGCGGACCGACTGCCGCACCTGATCGACGCGGCGCTGCGCTGA
- a CDS encoding aldehyde dehydrogenase family protein, producing MRSYDSYIADRDVGGVGWVYTVSARSLLEDVFTSVSVKRTLEQNPDSTAALHPYVVGRCAVASGADIDAAVDAAAAAGPLWAAVPLTDRMRLGEMFRARLREHRQTFLDLLMAEAHPRMLAEWELSCLEQVYSEESCSWYQQQMHAEFQHGPRRLVVRRSPDGVVCINPPQNAPAPSAALAVLVLMAGNAVVVRAPRSIALSTMYVVRELIAPLLRELGAPPGTLNVVCGKPQQTIDRWLAHPDVDDILYFGGSDEGLRFEQECVARGKKPILELAGNDGLVVWRDADLDMAAEAITECFYGSGQICMVPNYVLAHPDIAEDLLARVRQQVTRVRPGYPEDEDVLLSPVRRSEKFFRLLHQALDAGAELVCGGGRMELDGTRSDTGVFLEPTVVRVEGLAGARRLDIVKHETFFPLIPFVVPENGPDELLLDQFVDFLNTNIYGLRNSLWTTSTSVIDRFVDRVHNGGLFKVNDSHIGFLPYLPSHGGTGLTGGTFGEANYPILKTSHLQGISVCSGIRPRTAVFGE from the coding sequence GTGCGCAGCTACGACTCGTACATCGCCGACCGTGATGTCGGCGGCGTCGGTTGGGTGTACACGGTCAGCGCCCGGTCACTGCTGGAGGACGTGTTCACGAGTGTCAGTGTCAAACGGACCCTCGAACAGAATCCCGATTCCACGGCCGCGCTGCATCCGTACGTGGTGGGCCGGTGCGCGGTCGCTTCCGGCGCCGACATCGACGCGGCGGTGGACGCGGCGGCCGCCGCGGGACCGCTCTGGGCGGCGGTGCCGTTGACCGACCGGATGCGCCTCGGCGAGATGTTCCGGGCCCGGCTCCGGGAACACCGGCAGACCTTCCTCGACCTGCTGATGGCCGAGGCGCACCCGCGCATGTTGGCCGAGTGGGAGCTCTCCTGCCTGGAGCAGGTCTACAGCGAGGAGAGCTGCAGCTGGTACCAGCAGCAGATGCACGCGGAGTTCCAGCACGGTCCACGCCGGCTCGTCGTACGGCGCAGCCCCGACGGGGTGGTCTGCATCAACCCGCCGCAGAACGCCCCGGCCCCCAGCGCCGCCCTCGCCGTGCTGGTGCTGATGGCCGGCAACGCGGTGGTCGTCCGCGCCCCGCGCAGCATCGCGCTGAGCACGATGTACGTCGTACGGGAACTGATCGCCCCGCTGCTGCGGGAACTCGGCGCGCCCCCCGGCACGCTCAACGTGGTCTGCGGCAAACCACAGCAGACCATCGACAGGTGGCTGGCCCACCCGGACGTCGACGACATCCTCTACTTCGGCGGCAGCGACGAGGGGCTGCGGTTCGAGCAGGAGTGCGTGGCCCGGGGCAAGAAGCCGATCCTGGAACTGGCCGGCAACGACGGCCTGGTGGTCTGGCGCGACGCCGACCTGGACATGGCCGCCGAGGCGATCACCGAGTGCTTCTACGGCTCCGGGCAGATCTGCATGGTCCCGAACTACGTCCTGGCCCACCCCGACATCGCCGAGGACCTGCTGGCCCGGGTCCGGCAGCAGGTGACCCGGGTGCGGCCCGGCTACCCCGAGGACGAGGACGTACTGCTCTCCCCGGTACGGCGCAGCGAGAAGTTCTTCCGGCTGCTGCACCAGGCACTCGACGCCGGCGCGGAGCTGGTCTGCGGCGGCGGACGGATGGAACTGGACGGCACCCGCTCGGACACCGGCGTCTTCCTCGAACCCACCGTGGTGCGGGTCGAGGGCCTGGCCGGGGCCCGCCGACTGGACATCGTCAAGCACGAGACGTTCTTCCCGCTGATCCCGTTCGTGGTGCCCGAGAACGGCCCGGACGAGCTGCTGCTGGACCAGTTCGTCGACTTCCTCAACACCAACATCTACGGCCTGCGCAACTCCCTGTGGACCACCTCGACGTCGGTCATCGACCGTTTCGTCGACCGGGTGCACAACGGGGGGCTGTTCAAGGTCAACGACTCCCACATCGGATTCCTGCCGTACCTGCCCAGCCACGGCGGGACCGGGTTGACCGGGGGCACCTTCGGCGAGGCGAACTACCCGATCCTCAAGACCTCGCACCTGCAGGGCATCAGCGTCTGTTCCGGCATCCGCCCGCGTACCGCGGTCTTCGGCGAGTAA
- a CDS encoding acyl-CoA dehydrogenase family protein, producing MRSLDVARTTCERYHPGLCAALATTPLAVHESTKSNSIRTYREHDGAGLLVPTAHGGAGAGPLDAVRVIRAVSSYAPSLGAAVTMHHFTAAMLFTLAESTGRLTPQQVALLGRVAPEGLLMASGWAEGRPNANILTPAVTARPAPDGGYLVSGTKKPCSLSGSMDLLTASIAVPDADGGSNLAVLLIPADSPGIEVTPFWSTFVLPAAESDEIRLTDVHVPEELVIRTVPEDPQRLDDLQTAGFVWFEMMITSVYLGAASALVARVVDGRRGSVTDRAAAAIDLESAIAGVEGVARAVADGVDGDEAVAMVLNARYAAQQAIGRAVDLAVELLGGLAFITSHDVAYLAAASRPLAFHPPSRTSAAQPLLDYYTGQPLVLA from the coding sequence ATGCGGTCACTCGACGTCGCGCGCACCACCTGCGAGCGGTACCACCCGGGCCTGTGCGCGGCCCTGGCCACGACCCCGCTGGCCGTCCACGAATCGACCAAGAGCAACTCCATCCGGACCTACCGGGAGCACGACGGGGCCGGGCTGCTCGTACCCACCGCACACGGCGGGGCCGGGGCCGGGCCGCTCGACGCGGTCCGGGTCATCCGGGCCGTCTCCTCGTACGCCCCGTCGCTCGGGGCGGCGGTCACCATGCACCACTTCACCGCGGCGATGCTGTTCACCCTCGCCGAGTCGACCGGTCGCCTGACCCCGCAGCAGGTGGCGCTGCTGGGCCGGGTCGCCCCCGAGGGGCTGCTGATGGCCTCCGGCTGGGCGGAGGGCCGGCCCAACGCCAACATCCTCACCCCCGCCGTCACGGCCCGTCCGGCGCCGGACGGCGGCTACCTGGTCAGCGGCACCAAGAAGCCGTGCAGCCTCTCCGGCTCGATGGACCTGCTGACCGCGAGCATCGCCGTGCCGGACGCCGACGGCGGGTCCAACCTCGCGGTGCTGCTCATCCCGGCCGACTCACCCGGCATCGAGGTGACCCCGTTCTGGTCCACCTTCGTGCTGCCGGCAGCCGAGAGCGACGAGATCCGGCTGACCGACGTGCACGTCCCGGAGGAACTGGTCATCCGGACCGTGCCGGAGGATCCACAGCGCCTGGACGACCTGCAGACCGCGGGGTTCGTCTGGTTCGAGATGATGATCACCTCGGTGTACCTGGGAGCGGCGAGTGCCCTGGTCGCCCGGGTCGTGGACGGCCGGCGCGGCAGCGTGACCGACCGGGCCGCGGCCGCCATCGACCTGGAGTCGGCGATCGCCGGGGTCGAGGGGGTCGCCCGGGCGGTGGCCGACGGCGTCGACGGCGACGAGGCCGTGGCGATGGTTCTCAACGCCCGCTACGCCGCGCAGCAGGCCATCGGCCGGGCGGTCGACCTGGCGGTCGAACTCCTCGGCGGACTGGCCTTCATCACCTCCCACGACGTGGCCTACCTGGCCGCCGCGTCCCGGCCGTTGGCCTTCCACCCGCCGTCGCGCACCAGCGCGGCGCAACCGCTGCTCGACTACTACACCGGCCAGCCGCTGGTGCTGGCCTGA
- a CDS encoding aspartate aminotransferase family protein, with translation MTMIDMAPTGFGHDEAETLALYRKHLSKGRATLAELFGSHMEVESSGAWLHTSDGERFLNCGGYGVFIMGARHPTVLAAVAEQLHRHPIATRILLEPTVARAAEAITSVAPAGLDRVHFALSGAEAVETGLKLARAHGKRRIVSTHQGYHGKTFGALSASGKEVYRSPFEPLLPDVTRIPYGDADALEQVLAAHPGQCCFIVEPVQGEGGVIIPPPDYLRQVAVLCQRYDAFFVLDEVQTGMGRLGHWWGADLAGVVPDVLLIGKALGGGVLPVSAALAGRRVFAPFDKDPYLHTGTFSGAPVLMAAVQGAVQAITEERLVTRAMDLGTRLLPEIERIVLRNIPDLVVEVRGEGLLIGVELIEGGLAGELLIELFNHGVVGNHSMNGSSVVRFTPPAILTDSDVNFLLESIDAATRDLVDKRARMPEGRY, from the coding sequence ATGACCATGATTGACATGGCGCCCACCGGGTTCGGCCACGACGAAGCCGAGACGCTGGCGCTCTACCGCAAGCACCTGAGCAAGGGCCGCGCCACCCTGGCCGAACTGTTCGGCAGCCACATGGAGGTGGAGTCCAGCGGGGCCTGGCTGCACACCAGCGACGGGGAACGGTTCCTCAACTGCGGCGGGTACGGGGTGTTCATCATGGGCGCCCGGCATCCGACGGTGCTGGCAGCCGTCGCCGAACAGTTGCACCGGCATCCCATCGCCACCCGCATCCTGTTGGAACCGACGGTGGCCCGGGCGGCCGAGGCGATCACGTCGGTGGCACCGGCCGGGTTGGACCGGGTGCACTTCGCGCTCTCCGGGGCCGAGGCGGTGGAGACCGGCCTGAAGTTGGCCCGCGCCCACGGCAAACGCCGGATCGTCTCCACCCACCAGGGTTACCACGGCAAGACCTTCGGGGCGCTCTCCGCCAGCGGCAAGGAGGTCTACCGGAGTCCGTTCGAGCCGCTGCTGCCCGACGTGACCCGGATCCCGTACGGCGACGCCGACGCCCTGGAGCAGGTCCTCGCGGCCCACCCCGGACAGTGCTGCTTCATCGTCGAGCCGGTGCAGGGCGAGGGTGGCGTGATCATTCCGCCGCCGGACTACCTGCGCCAGGTCGCCGTGTTGTGCCAGCGCTACGACGCCTTCTTCGTCCTCGACGAGGTGCAGACCGGGATGGGGCGGCTCGGTCACTGGTGGGGTGCGGACCTGGCCGGAGTGGTGCCGGACGTGCTGTTGATCGGCAAGGCGCTCGGCGGCGGGGTGCTCCCGGTCTCCGCGGCGCTGGCCGGCCGCCGCGTCTTCGCGCCCTTCGACAAGGATCCCTACCTGCACACCGGCACCTTCTCCGGCGCGCCGGTGCTGATGGCCGCGGTGCAGGGAGCGGTGCAGGCCATCACGGAGGAGCGGCTGGTCACCCGGGCGATGGACCTCGGGACCCGACTGCTGCCCGAGATCGAGCGCATCGTGCTGAGGAACATCCCGGACCTGGTGGTGGAGGTACGCGGCGAGGGGCTGCTGATCGGCGTCGAACTGATCGAGGGTGGCCTCGCCGGTGAGCTGCTGATCGAACTCTTCAACCACGGGGTGGTCGGCAACCACTCGATGAACGGCAGCTCGGTCGTCCGGTTCACGCCCCCGGCGATCCTGACCGACTCCGACGTCAACTTCCTGCTCGAATCGATCGACGCCGCCACCCGTGACCTGGTGGACAAACGCGCCCGGATGCCGGAAGGCAGGTACTGA
- a CDS encoding type II toxin-antitoxin system RatA family toxin has product MRRVELRATIGASTPEVVFDNIIRFDRYADLAPHVQSATVHRTLPEPTGLSSWELHFRSGLLRWQEQERFLRDDLRIEFEQTDGDFDSFTGRWQLSAEADGCHLHFVADFDFGIPSLEGILDPIAERVIRETVAWVVVGLFTDVTLADGVTLNSPTPVSAPSA; this is encoded by the coding sequence ATGCGCCGTGTGGAACTGCGGGCCACCATCGGAGCCAGCACCCCCGAGGTGGTCTTCGACAACATCATCCGGTTCGACCGGTACGCCGACCTCGCACCCCACGTGCAGTCGGCCACCGTGCACCGCACCCTGCCCGAGCCGACCGGCCTGTCGAGCTGGGAGCTGCACTTCCGCAGTGGTCTGCTGCGCTGGCAGGAGCAGGAGCGTTTCCTGCGCGACGACCTTCGGATCGAGTTCGAACAGACCGACGGCGACTTCGACAGCTTCACCGGGCGCTGGCAGTTGAGCGCCGAAGCCGACGGGTGCCACCTGCATTTCGTCGCCGACTTCGACTTCGGCATCCCCAGCCTGGAGGGGATTCTCGACCCGATCGCCGAGCGGGTGATCAGGGAGACGGTGGCCTGGGTGGTGGTCGGCCTCTTCACGGACGTCACGCTCGCCGACGGCGTCACCCTGAACAGCCCCACACCCGTGTCCGCCCCGTCCGCCTGA